Below is a genomic region from Verrucomicrobiota bacterium.
AAACCGAAATGAAAGAAAAGAAAGCTCGCGTAGAAGATGCGTTACACGCAACGCGTGCAGCCGTTGAAGAAGGTATCGTGCCTGGTGGAGGAGTTGCTCTTATTCGCGCTCAGAAAGCCCTTAATAACCTAGAGCTGGAAGGTGATGAAGCAATTGGTGCTGGCATCATCAATCGAGCGGTAGAACAACCCCTACGCACCTTATCAAACAATGCAGGACAAGAAGGTTCTATCATTGTAGCGGAAGTGAAAAAGGCTAAAGGCAACAACGGTTACAATGTTAAGACTGGAGAATATACAAACCTTATTGAGGCCGGTGTTGTAGATCCTACTAAGGTAACACGTTCAGCATTACAAAATGCAGCTTCTATCTCAGGTCTCTTGCTAACCACTGAAGCAATTGTTACGGAACTTCCTGAAAAGGAAGCAGCTCCTGCTGGCGGTGCACCTGACATGGGCGGCATGGGCGGCATGGGCGGCATGGGCGGCATGATGTAAGCTATCCCATGTAGAGTTTTATTAGACTCTTTTAATAAAAAAGCCCCGATCTAATTCGGGGCTTTTTTATTACCGACAACAGAACCCACTAGCTTGGAAAGCTCTGCAATTGAAAATGGTTTTTTAAGAACACCTTGAAACCCTGTTTTTTTCCAATCTACCATCAAATTATCTGCCGCGTAGCCACTACATAAAATAATTTTAACACTTTGATCCACTTCCTTAAGCACCTTAAGTGCTTGAACTCCTCCACAGCCACCTGGGATTGTTGCATCTAAGAGTATAAGATCAAATGGTCTTCCATGTTCTAGGCCCTCTCGGCACAATACGGCACCATCATTTCCATCATGACAAGATTCAACCATATACCCAAGAGACGTTAGCGCTCGAGTCATTAACTTTAATATGGTTTTCTCATCATCAATTAAAAGAATTCTTCCGCTACCACCAATTTTTTGCGGTGGTTGAAAAGGCTCAGGTGTAACCGGATTTGATCTACCTTTTGGGAAATAAAGTGTAAAAGTAGATCCCGCACCATTTTCAGAAGAAGCTTTAATGCATCCCGAATGTCTTTGCATGATAGAATAGCATGTAGCAAGACCAAGACCATTCCCGTTGGTCTTGGTTGTAAAATAAGGATCAAATATTTTTCCTAAAACTTCTTTGGAAATTCCCTCTCCGTAATCATGTATATCAATACGAACATATGTTCCAACTTTCAAGACAGGATCCTCTATAATGTCTTCCATCATGGCTCTTACTTCGAGCACTCCGCCCTGAGGTGATGCATCTCGAGCATTGATGACTACGTTTTCAATGACTTGCATCACTTGATTTTTGTCGATATCAACAATAGGCAAGTCTTGGTCGATATAGAACCTAGGTTTAAGATTCGAGCCTCTTAAGGCAAAACGAACCGCGTTTTCTAGGCATTCATTTATATGCTCGGGTTGTTTGATAGGTTCACCGCCTTTTGCAAAAGTTAAAAGGCGATTGGCCAGGTCTTTGGCTCGCATAGAAGCAGACTGCGCATCTTGCAATGAATCTACCGTATCCTTATCCCCATCACAATCCTCTATAGCCATCTCAAGGCTGACACTTATTCCCATAATGATATTATTCAAGTCATGTGCGATACCGCCTGCTAATAGTCCTAAAGACTCCAGCTTACATAATTTGATACGTTCCTCCTCCTCATGTTTCTTTGCAGATATATCCTCCAACATTCCGACTATGAAATCTGGGCTACCATCTTGGGTATGCACCAACCCAAAGTGCAGCGCTACTTCAATTTCCTTATGGTTCCTTCGGCGAAGGCAGTCTTCACCTTCTTCCGTATGCGATTCTCCTAATTTCAACTTCTCTAACATCTTTAAGCTTGTAGCTTCTCTATTTTTTAAAAGGTCTGCCCACCCCATGTGCAGCAATTCTCTTTCTCCATATCCCATCAGATCACCCAGAACTTCATTTGCTCTGACAAATCGAAAATCTAGATTAAGCACAAAGATACCTACTGGAGCTTGCTCCATTGCCTGTTTGAGTTTTTCACGGTCTTGTATAACAAGCTCTTTTGTCTGTTGAAGTGTTTGTTCTTTAGCTTTTCTCCTACTAATTTCACGACCAAGGAACATAAATCCAAAAATCTTTTCCTGTTCGTCGCGTTCCGGCTGAACTTCAAGATCTATCCAACAATCAAAACCCAAACGATTTGATGTGAGCAGCTCTAAGCGCACTGATTCTTGACTCTCAATCGTCTTTTCAAGTAATGATAAGCCATCTAGATCTTGCCTTTTCATGTTACGCAAAACCTCCAAAATGCCTCTCCCTTTCACATCGGAGGCTGTAAATCCTGTAGTCAATTCAAATGATCTATTGACCCACTCAATCATTCCGTGTGAGTCCGTAATACAAACTAAGTGCTCTGTTTGGC
It encodes:
- a CDS encoding PAS domain S-box protein, with translation MKKSDYLEMNDSHEERGEGRIRFSEVEQFPIEAMSGSIREQLDRVLKLAKELDIENQELRQNIKHLSLENKIGLSHYYHSPLAQLKLDQAGIIREGNQSAADLLAVSSSTLNEGHIHMTRFLSTEYIRDFQNHLRQVLRAHHVLNCRVVLVGEAGVKRHLLINSLAQKLGGGTSEIYITMTDVSTLKNSEDALLEVKNKNFKLSQIASQTEHLVCITDSHGMIEWVNRSFELTTGFTASDVKGRGILEVLRNMKRQDLDGLSLLEKTIESQESVRLELLTSNRLGFDCWIDLEVQPERDEQEKIFGFMFLGREISRRKAKEQTLQQTKELVIQDREKLKQAMEQAPVGIFVLNLDFRFVRANEVLGDLMGYGERELLHMGWADLLKNREATSLKMLEKLKLGESHTEEGEDCLRRRNHKEIEVALHFGLVHTQDGSPDFIVGMLEDISAKKHEEEERIKLCKLESLGLLAGGIAHDLNNIIMGISVSLEMAIEDCDGDKDTVDSLQDAQSASMRAKDLANRLLTFAKGGEPIKQPEHINECLENAVRFALRGSNLKPRFYIDQDLPIVDIDKNQVMQVIENVVINARDASPQGGVLEVRAMMEDIIEDPVLKVGTYVRIDIHDYGEGISKEVLGKIFDPYFTTKTNGNGLGLATCYSIMQRHSGCIKASSENGAGSTFTLYFPKGRSNPVTPEPFQPPQKIGGSGRILLIDDEKTILKLMTRALTSLGYMVESCHDGNDGAVLCREGLEHGRPFDLILLDATIPGGCGGVQALKVLKEVDQSVKIILCSGYAADNLMVDWKKTGFQGVLKKPFSIAELSKLVGSVVGNKKAPN